The following are from one region of the Candidatus Binatus sp. genome:
- a CDS encoding site-specific integrase, with product MARRHKQIRENPTDDLPSVAAKAKEILDGDDESDSGTVDPAKVLNADEVALLLSHAAAGFDRAFLTTVALTGMRQGEALSLRWSEVDLVGSKIEVGRTATWARVLSAKAEDGTREKPGPMSARYFPPKTRTSKRTIPIPAALVSILRAWKLQCPPSSADLVFPAPDGTALHRSRTLKGCLRPTLRRAKLRRVNVHSLRHSFASVLIMAGSPVTEVQHLLGHSSAAITLKV from the coding sequence ATGGCTCGTCGGCACAAGCAAATCCGCGAGAACCCGACGGACGATCTTCCTTCAGTTGCCGCAAAGGCCAAGGAGATACTGGATGGCGACGATGAGAGCGACAGCGGGACAGTTGATCCGGCCAAGGTGCTGAACGCCGATGAAGTTGCGTTGCTGCTCAGCCATGCGGCAGCGGGATTCGACCGTGCGTTCCTGACGACAGTCGCGCTGACCGGGATGCGCCAAGGCGAGGCGCTGTCGTTGCGGTGGAGCGAAGTCGATCTGGTCGGCAGCAAGATTGAAGTCGGGCGAACGGCGACATGGGCGCGCGTACTATCCGCGAAGGCCGAGGATGGCACGCGCGAGAAGCCCGGGCCGATGAGCGCGAGATACTTTCCGCCGAAGACCAGAACGTCGAAGCGCACAATCCCGATCCCGGCTGCGCTGGTTTCGATCCTGCGCGCTTGGAAACTGCAATGCCCGCCGAGCAGCGCCGACTTGGTTTTCCCAGCGCCCGACGGCACGGCGCTGCACCGTTCTCGAACGCTGAAGGGCTGCCTGCGGCCCACGTTGCGCCGCGCCAAACTGCGGCGGGTCAATGTGCATTCCCTGCGGCACAGTTTCGCGAGCGTACTGATCATGGCCGGATCGCCCGTGACCGAGGTTCAGCATTTACTCGGGCATTCGTCGGCGGCGATCACGTTGAAAGTTTAA
- a CDS encoding Fic family protein: MATPPEKLAQSLEILRKLQTSNGAAAIRARDLSRTHRERLLANGFLQKVIKGWFIPSRPDEVKGESTAWYASFWRFCAVYLEERFGAKWCLSPEQSLSLHAGNWTVRGQLLVRSPGARNKVTRLPHGTSLLDLRAALPAAGDRVGKEGLRMFSAESALIECSPDYFSNNSTDVRTVLLMIRDASGLLARLLEGGHTVIAGRLAGALRNIGRDRMADDIVKTMSAAGYAVRENDPFTDKPSLVISARERSPYVNRIRLLWQKMREPVIGRFPKAPGLPRNIEAYMKRVNDAYVTDAYHSLSIEGYRVTAELIERVRSRIWNPETQEGDREQRNAMAARGYWQAYQVVEKSVGRVLRRENPGLVADEDHGTWYRELFAPSVTAGLLKPADLAGYRNSQVYIRKSMHVPLNCEAVRDAMPAFFDLLREETEPAVRVVLGHFVFVYIHPYMDGNGRIGRFLMNVMMASGGYPWTVIPVGDRNMYVEGLEKASVGEDIVPFTKFLAGLVRKGLAGEPLPAVPKASS, encoded by the coding sequence ATGGCTACACCGCCCGAAAAACTCGCACAGTCCCTGGAAATCCTGAGGAAGCTCCAGACTTCCAATGGCGCAGCCGCCATCCGGGCAAGGGACCTGTCGCGCACGCACAGGGAGCGCCTTTTGGCCAATGGCTTTCTCCAGAAGGTCATAAAAGGCTGGTTTATCCCGAGCCGCCCGGACGAAGTGAAGGGCGAGAGCACGGCCTGGTATGCGTCGTTCTGGCGCTTTTGCGCTGTCTATCTGGAAGAACGTTTCGGCGCGAAGTGGTGTCTCTCGCCCGAACAGTCCTTATCCCTGCATGCGGGTAACTGGACCGTGCGCGGGCAACTCCTGGTGAGGTCGCCGGGAGCCCGCAACAAAGTCACCCGACTTCCGCATGGCACATCTCTGCTGGATCTTCGCGCCGCACTGCCTGCCGCTGGAGACCGGGTGGGAAAGGAAGGCCTTCGCATGTTCTCGGCGGAATCTGCCCTGATCGAGTGCTCTCCTGATTATTTTTCGAACAACTCGACGGATGTCCGTACTGTACTGCTGATGATACGCGATGCCTCCGGCCTTCTTGCCCGGCTTCTGGAGGGGGGGCACACAGTGATTGCCGGCCGTCTGGCCGGCGCCTTGCGCAACATCGGGCGCGACCGCATGGCGGATGATATTGTGAAGACGATGTCCGCTGCCGGGTACGCAGTGCGTGAAAACGATCCCTTCACGGACAAACCATCCCTGGTCATCTCGGCCCGCGAAAGATCTCCCTATGTGAACAGGATACGGTTGTTGTGGCAGAAGATGCGGGAGCCGGTTATTGGCCGCTTCCCGAAAGCGCCGGGTCTGCCGCGCAATATCGAGGCATACATGAAGCGCGTCAACGACGCCTATGTCACAGATGCGTATCATTCGCTGTCGATCGAGGGCTATCGCGTCACTGCTGAGCTGATTGAACGTGTCCGCAGCCGCATATGGAATCCCGAGACGCAAGAAGGCGACCGGGAACAGCGCAACGCCATGGCGGCGCGCGGTTACTGGCAGGCTTATCAAGTTGTGGAGAAAAGTGTCGGCAGGGTTCTGCGGCGCGAGAATCCCGGTCTGGTCGCAGACGAGGATCACGGGACGTGGTATCGAGAACTGTTCGCGCCGAGCGTCACCGCCGGTCTGCTGAAACCCGCCGACCTTGCCGGTTATCGCAACAGCCAGGTTTACATTCGGAAGTCCATGCATGTGCCACTTAACTGCGAGGCGGTGAGGGATGCTATGCCGGCTTTTTTCGATCTGTTGCGCGAAGAAACCGAACCGGCCGTGCGCGTGGTGCTGGGGCATTTTGTATTCGTGTACATCCATCCTTACATGGATGGAAACGGCCGGATCGGGCGTTTTCTGATGAACGTGATGATGGCGTCGGGCGGCTATCCCTGGACGGTCATACCCGTCGGAGACCGCAACATGTATGTCGAGGGCCTCGAAAAGGCGAGTGTCGGAGAAGATATTGTCCCGTTCACGAAGTTCCTGGCCGGGCTGGTGCGTAAAGGATTGGCCGGCGAACCGTTGCCGGCCGTGCCGAAAGCTTCTTCATGA